In a genomic window of Labrus mixtus unplaced genomic scaffold, fLabMix1.1 SCAFFOLD_70, whole genome shotgun sequence:
- the LOC132960315 gene encoding NADH dehydrogenase [ubiquinone] iron-sulfur protein 3, mitochondrial-like: MMPKYIQQVQVTCYNELEVMIHPDGVVPVLTFLRDHTNAQFRNMIDLTAVDIPSRQNRFEIVYNLLSLRYNSRIRVKTYTDELTPVDSAVPVHMAANWYERELSQNLQAQSEESAFIYLNPTSVFLSGD, from the exons ATGATGCCCAAATACATCCAGCAGGTTCAG GTGACCTGTTATAATGAGCTGGAGGTGATGATCCATCCTGATGGCGTTGTCCCTGTGCTGACCTTCCTGAGGGACCACACCAACGCCCAGTTCAGGAACATGATCGACCTGACGGCTGTCGACATCCCCTCACGGCAGAACCGCTTTGAG ATTGTGTACAACCTGCTGTCGCTGCGCTACAACTCCCGTATCCGTGTTAAGACGTACACAGATGAGTTAACCCCTGTGGACTCTGCTGTGCCGGTCCACATGGCTGCAAACTGGTACGAGAGGGAGCTGAGTCAGAACCTGCAGGCCCAGTCTGAAGagtcagcatttatttatttgaatcccACGTCAGTCTTTCTCAGTGGGGactaa